From the Glycine max cultivar Williams 82 chromosome 11, Glycine_max_v4.0, whole genome shotgun sequence genome, the window CTTGATGTTTCCAGCAATGCACTTTCCGGCGAGGTTCCGCCGGAAATCGGAAGCCTTATCAAGTTGGAGGAGTTGAAGATGGCTAAGAATTCCTTCACCGGCACCATTCCGGTGGAACTCAAAAAATGTGGGTCCCTAAGTGTCGTTGATTTTGAAGGCAACGGGTTTGGCGGAGAAGTTCCTTCGTTTTTCGGTGATATGATTGGCCTCAAGGTGTTGTCTCTTGGTGGGAACCATTTCTCTGGTTCGGTTCCGGTGAGTTTTGGTAACCTTTCATTTCTTGAAACATTGAGTTTGAGAGGTAATAGGTTGAATGGAAGTATGCCTGAGACGATAATGAGATTGAATAATTTGACGATACTGGACCTTAGTGGAAACAAATTTACTGGTCAAGTTTATACGAGTATTGGGAATTTGAATAGGTTAATGGTGCTCAATCTCAGTGGCAATGGCTTCTCTGGAAACATCCCTGCTAGTTTGGGGAGTCTTTTCAGGCTAACTACACTTGACTTGAGCAAACAGAATCTTTCTGGAGAGTTACCACTTGAACTCTCGGGGTTGCCCAGTCTGCAAGTTGTTGCACTTCAGGAGAACAAGTTATCTGGTGAGGTGCCTGAAGGGTTTAGCAGTTTGATGAGTTTGCAGTATGTGAATCTCAGTTCTAATGCCTTCTCTGGGCATATTCCTGAAAACTATGGCTTTCTTCGTTCCTTGCTTGTTCTTTCGTTATCTGATAATCACATTACAGGAACAATCCCTTCGGAGATTGGAAACTGCTCTGGTATTGAAATGCTTGAGCTTGGGTCAAATTCTTTGGCAGGTCACATTCCTGCTGATCTCTCTCGCCTCACCCTTTTGAAATTGCTTGATTTGAGTGGGAACAATTTAACTGGGGATGTTCCTGAGGAAATCTCCAAATGCTCGTCATTAACCACTTTGTTTGTGGATCACAACCATCTTTCAGGGGCCATACCTGGGTCATTGTCGGATCTATCAAACCTAACAATGTTGGATCTCTCTGCTAATAACTTGAGTGGGGTAATTCCGAGTAACCTTTCCATGATATCTGGTTTGGTGTACTTCAATGTCTCAGGAAATAACCTGGATGGTGAGATACCACCAACGTTGGGATCCTGGTTCAGCAACCCCTCTGTATTCGCAAATAATCAGGGTTTATGTGGGAAGCCATTGGACAAAAAATGTGAAGATATAAACGGTAAAAACAGAAAGAGGTTGATTGTGCTGGTGGTTGTCATTGCTTGTGGAGCTTTTGCTCTAGTTTTATTTTGCTGCTTCTACGTTTTCAGTCTGTTGAGATGGCGTAAAAGACTGAAACAAGGAGTATcgggtgaaaagaaaaagagtccCGCTAGAGCCAGTTCTGGAACAAGTGCAGCTCGTAGCAGCAGTACTCAGAGTGGGGGACCAAAACTAGTGATGTTCAACACCAAAATTACACTTGCTGAGACCATTGAAGCAACAAGACAATTCGACGAAGAGAACGTGCTGAGCAGAACAAGGCATGGATTAGTGTTCAAGGCCTGCTACAACGATGGAATGGTCCTTTCCATTCGCAGGCTGCAAGATGGATCATTGGATGAGAACATGTTTAGAAAAGAAGCCGAGTCACTTGGCAAAGTCAAGAACCGAAATTTAACAGTTCTCAGAGGTTACTATGCAGGGCCACCTGACATGAGACTCCTAGTCTACGATTACATGCCCAATGGAAACCTTGCAACCCTCCTCCAAGAAGCTTCTCACCAAGATGGCCACGTTCTAAATTGGCCAATGCGTCACCTCATTGCCCTAGGAATTGCCCGTGGCTTAGCCTTCCTACACCAATCCTCAATTGTCCATGGCGACGTGAAGCCACAAAACGTCCTATTCGATGCAGATTTTGAAGCCCACTTATCAGATTTTGGGTTAGACAAGTTAACAAGAGCCACTCCAGGCGAGGCCTCCACTTCAACATCCGTTGGCACACTGGGTTACGTTTCTCCAGAAGCAGTCTTAACCGGGGAAGCCTCGAAGGAGAGTGATGTCTACAGCTTTGGCATTGTGTTGCTGGAACTACTGACAGGAAAACGACCTGTGATGTTCACCCAAGACGAAGACATAGTGAAGTGGGTAAAAAAACAACTTCAGAGGGGTCAAATAACGGAGCTATTAGAACCAGGTTTACTCGAGTTGGACCCAGAATCATCAGAGTGGGAAGAGTTTTTACTGGGTGTAAAAGTTGGGTTGCTTTGCACAGCACCTGACCTTCTTGATCGACCAACCATGTCCGACATTGTTTTCATGCTTGAAGGCTGCAGAGTTGGTCCTGATATCCCATCCTCCGCAGATCCCACCTCTCAACCTTCTCCGGCATAATAACCCAAAAACTGCAAACTTTTCTGATccaacttttcattttttttgttgttttagtcAAAACCCTTTTAAGTTGATTTAAGAAGTGTAACATTGGTAGTTCGTGGTTGTTAACTTGTGTTTTTGTCTCCACCGGGATTCTTTcccaccaaagaaaaaaaaatagagaaaagggaacattttttccatttttgagGGCCATTTTTACGGTCTGTTTCAACCTGGTGACTGAGATGGTATGAATGGATTATGATATATATCTCTCACTTTCTCGAGCTCTAAGTTAGTCAACGTCTTTGACAGATGCAGAGTAGATGCGATACAGTGGGATGAGTGAGGACAAGGGGGTGGGGCCCGCGAAGCGTTTCGCGCCAAAGCAACGCAACGGCATCGTATTGGTATTGTTCCCGTCTGAGGAACGGACCTGCGTTTTCTGACAAATCATGTGGTCTTGGCGCAGGTTCCGGCAACGGAGTTGGATGATGTAGCCGTTAACAGTGTGGGGTCCGAGGTACACACTGTTCCCAAGGGTTTGTTAATGCAGCTTGAAAAGACATGTACTAGTATTCAGTAATCAGTATTCTCCCTTGTTGCGCCACGTGGCTTTTTCTGCTAGATTCGCGAGTTCTTTATTTTTAGTGGAAAGAAAATAGAGCAAAGGCGTGAGGGATGGCGTTACGTTATGATTGGGCATTTGGCCcacttttcaacaactttgtGGGTCATGATATCATATCAagcatttattttttgaattggaTTCTGTCTGGTTACCATATTTCGCTTTTGGCACTTGGCATGTATTTGGGGATTCAGGGGTGGacgaaaattaataaatatagacCATGTGTGATGTGTCtctgcattattttttttttgccatagttttttaaaatcgCTTTTGCTATTAAGGAACCTTCCTATTCATGATCCGATCAGGTTACGTGGGTGTAACTGTGTGAGTCCaagttcttttttctctttatctgATGTACCCCATTTTTTAGTATGTGGGACTGACATGAAAATTGGTAAAGGAAGCGTactaaatcattttatttatttattaaagtagtagaatattactaattaaataTGCACAAGGATGTGGAATGTAAGATACAACTTGACTGACAGTGAAGACCAGAGTAGGGAGACACATGCTCCTAATACCGTGCAGTGACCGTTAAGGGTCCttccaaaatttataattgtttgaATCATGTGCGAAATGGAGAACTAGAAAGTGTTTAGATTTTTAGTATTTGAGATGGAAAAACGAGAtattataagtttttattttgtcttaaaCTTACTTGACTATTTGTAAACAGCtcagattttattttctcttttaaaaaatcaagttgACACCATCTAAAATAAAACGAGTTTACATCCTAGCGCAAAGCATGCGCATTGCGCCCCTCGATCACAAAAGTTTTTCACTGGGCATTCCTTTGTCTTGTATTATTTGTCTTTTACAGTAATATAtgcttcttcctttttcttaagCAGTAATATAAGCTTCTTAAACAGACAAAAAGATTATAATGTAGTTGTGAATCTGCATCCCATAGgcataaaatcaacaaaacCACATTGCATGAGTACTAAAATTCTAAAACTATCATACATACAAGGGACTGGATCATAACTTGAAAATATCAAATACCAATCTCTCGAGTAGGAGGTGAAAAAaggcattttttatttatttgcaaaatcaatgttgattgttaatttattagtttttgtttgtgAGAAGATTTCAAACTTATAACATTTTCCTCTCTCGTTTTTTCTTTCAACCACCATGTAAATCTTATAATTACTCCTAAAAAGGGCATATAATAGTCACacgcataaaaaaaaaaaaaaaaaaactcatgaaGAGAGAAGATCAGTAGTagggaaaatataaaaacttggTGTACACTTTCATTCTTCAATTTCATCACCTCTCAACTCTCTCATATTGACTTGAGTGTTGAAATCTTACAAGTAATACCATATATACTCGCTAGAGTTTAAAAGAGTTATGAGAAGCGACTTCCGAAGAGAAACAGTGAAGATTCATTTCCTTGATTTGGTGTTGAACACAATCTATTTAAGTATTTGGATTGGATGATATATTGATAAATGAAAGTAATgctagaaaaaaataacaatttctcagtttttaaaaatgatgaatattttgaaAGTACTTCTTCACTTTTAGTCTAAgttataattaacatttaataGCGGCTATAAACTTTTAAGAATCCAAAGTAAAGTATTTATAAATTAGGGGGACAAAAATAGGGCACGATGTCTAGGGGACAAAATCGAATTTGAAAAAactttaaagactaaaaatacattttatctttttagcatcTTCTTAAACCACATTTTCTAGAAGATTAAACCATTATTTTGCTAATAATGATCTttaagacaatgattcaagaaatcattaaaaatattaaaaataaataaattatgcagAAATATATCTATGCACATTTTAAAACAATCACTTCtaattcattaattattatcattttaaaacatACCATATAGTGTGTTGCGAGCTTGCATGTTATACAACATGTGCCATGCCAGTGTGCCAGTTAAAAAGGTACAATACATACAAAATTTTGGATGACTGTGGTGGCTAGAAGACAGCATATGGTAACCGGTAAGTTTCGCACGTTGAATAGAGCCAATTCACTATATGTTGTCACGTGAAaaccatgcattttttttttgtgctaaCACTTCTACACATGGGATGAGACGATGAGTGCAACACaagggtaaaaaaaatataaaataaatgataacgtcagataataaaaaataactccaAATTAAGAAATAACTCGTTTATACAGTTTTTGGTATATAGCTTATAAAATTGCTGtagtctaataaaaaaaatctcatcctCAAACATGTAACAAGTCTGGATCAGGTAGGTATATAAATCCACATGTGAGCTCAAAATGAAGGCTTACAAGGCATATGGGCCTATAGAATCAAATATTCACCACACAACAATGGCCCATGAACCCTTAAAATTTAGGACTATTGTATCATGCACTCCCACTATTACATCATGTACCTTTTATTGTACTTTGAAAAGTCCATCCTCTGGAATGTAAATTTGCATTCCAGAAGAAAGGACTTTCCAAAATATAATGAGAAGTGCTGGATGCAATACTCAGAGTGCTGGAAACAAATTCCAAAATTTAGTTGCAATTCATGATTTATTCTGAAAGCAAAGATTCAGTCTgtagacaaagaaaaaagagagagagagactgaAAACAGTGCTCTTTCTAAAAGCCTCTTTGATAGaaactattaacaaaataataaaattataataatacacTATCATTTTCAGTTATGCATAACACATGGAAACAATCTTTCGTAATTAGTTATCACAAGCAAGCTCAATGCAATGTCAAGATCCTATGTTTTAAGAGTGATCAAGGATTTAATCTAGCCATCCAACATAATTGGCCCAATCCAACCtaaacctcaaaaaataaaattgtattaggatccattaagaagattattttaacttattttataacataaacaTTTGTACGAGTGtttgaaataatttatgaaaataaattatgatatcaataaataattttcaatttatttcaagaaattttttaaataacttatgAAAACAACTTATAGTTTATATGAAAACAGTTTaaccttaattataaaaatatatatacatgagttatttttttatatgcagGAAATTATACTTAAGTTCTTACATAATAAGTATCTATTCATTAAACGCTTAATTAAGTTGTCTACCCAAATTGATTCTTAGTTCAATTAATTAGATTTCATTGGATATAATATAACTATATGTGGGTATACGGTATGCAGTATGCAAACTAGCCCGTTTAACCCGCTACTTGTATAGGCCTAAGCCCAGTGAGCGTAAGCCCGTAATACAGGTTGGCTTGCTTAACTCACAGGTTTAACATATTTGGTCTGAGTTCAGGACTAACATGTTTAATCCacctattttaaataaatagataaattggctaataattaattacaagatTTATATTTGATATGTATTAGGCTGAAACTTGAGACTATTTtatgttagttattttttatatttatttaattatttatttaatttttcatattttttgtttaagccAACAAAATAGCCCACCAACGCACGAGCAATAGAAGGCTAGTACAAATCAAACATTATActaattcatttatttgttaatcTATGTAGATCAAATTGATCCATATATCCAGCTCTATGTATAACctaacctttttatttttttaagaaaaggtaTAACCTAACCATCACTGAATCTCATTAAGTTGTGCAACCTCAAATTCAATTAAGCTAGCcctactatttttattttttattttttttcttattcttgctatgttattttaattatatatgatgaaaatttatattctaaaatgtcattctatttttataaaaaaaaatttataaaaaaaatagatatccaCCAACCCAAAGCCCTAACCTGATCCACCCTGAGTTTGACTCGATTAGTTCAAGTTAAATTGCTTGAAAATTCTGGCAATCCCTTTGTATTTGGGAGGAATTCCCCTCCCCTGATATTTCTACCCTCAAGTTGAGGGATAGCTCCCTATAGTCCTCTCTTTATTTTTccaatgaagtaaaaaaaaaagttgaaaattttgGCACTCAATCAAACCCTATCAGTTTTTCCTTCCCCCTTCAAACCGATCCAACAAAATCCGCGATCACCCCTAAATGTATTTTCCGTAACAAGCCACTCTTATACACAACGACACAAATAGCATCACTCATTTACAGTTTTACCCATTACTTGCACGAAATATTAAGTCGCTCATGGGTAAGAAACGATCCATAATGTTGAAAATCGTTATAGAAGAAATCGGATTAACATTTTACATCTCgataaaaccataaaaaaggGGTCTTTAGGTTGTGGGGAGAGAGCTGAAGTGTTGAATGGTATACGACACAATACTAAATGTTATtgaaataaacacaaacatgtTTTATTACAGAGATCTCTAATCTAGTTTGGACtcaaattaaatacaataaatggaaaataaatCGTTTGAGACACTTTATTTCAGGATAACCTCAATTTTATCATAAGACGGATGCAGAGCATCACAAAGCTACACTCTTAACATGACCTAGTCCCCGGCGACATTCACCATCCAATTCATGGTTCTGTGCGCAGCAAACAGGAAATTTTATACTAATCAGCTCTGGATTGGCCAGCACGTGAAGAGAGGATGATGCCAACAATGAGTCCATACAATGCCAACGCCTCAGCAAAGATGAGAATGAGAATCATCCCAACAAAAAGCTTTGGCTGTTGGGCATTTGCTCTACAAAAAACATTTTCAGCATGTCAAATTCAATAACTAAAATAGAAGTTAGACACAATCATCCAGTAAGAGTTGAACAATCTCTTGGTTAACAAAGCGTCAAAATATTGAAAGCAGTAGCAATACCAGCATTAGATAATTATGGGACATTCAATTCAATCGATAGACAAATATTAATCAGTATCCTACATGCTGCCAAAGAGGTTAGTCAGGTCATAATAGCCGTTTCTTCATTGTAAACTAGCAACCAcgcaaaataaattgaaatcaaTTCTACCCATAAAAAGTTTGTTGTTGTCCAAACTAATTACCATCATGCTTGGATACATGTCTCAACTCTCAAGGCCTCACAATCATCTTTACGAACATAAACAT encodes:
- the LOC100795838 gene encoding probable LRR receptor-like serine/threonine-protein kinase At4g36180; its protein translation is MPALFLLLMVLCAPLLTCADRSAVTVAEIQALTSFKLNLHDPAGALDSWDPSSPAAPCDWRGVGCTNDRVTELRLPCLQLGGRLSERISELRMLRKINLRSNSFNGTIPSSLSKCTLLRSVFLQDNLFSGNLPPEIANLTGLQILNVAQNHISGSVPGELPISLKTLDLSSNAFSGEIPSSIANLSQLQLINLSYNQFSGEIPASLGELQQLQYLWLDHNLLGGTLPSALANCSALLHLSVEGNALTGVVPSAISALPRLQVMSLSQNNLTGSIPGSVFCNGSVHAPSLRIVHLGFNGFTDFVGPETSSTCFSVLQVLDIQHNRIRGTFPLWLTNVTTLTVLDVSSNALSGEVPPEIGSLIKLEELKMAKNSFTGTIPVELKKCGSLSVVDFEGNGFGGEVPSFFGDMIGLKVLSLGGNHFSGSVPVSFGNLSFLETLSLRGNRLNGSMPETIMRLNNLTILDLSGNKFTGQVYTSIGNLNRLMVLNLSGNGFSGNIPASLGSLFRLTTLDLSKQNLSGELPLELSGLPSLQVVALQENKLSGEVPEGFSSLMSLQYVNLSSNAFSGHIPENYGFLRSLLVLSLSDNHITGTIPSEIGNCSGIEMLELGSNSLAGHIPADLSRLTLLKLLDLSGNNLTGDVPEEISKCSSLTTLFVDHNHLSGAIPGSLSDLSNLTMLDLSANNLSGVIPSNLSMISGLVYFNVSGNNLDGEIPPTLGSWFSNPSVFANNQGLCGKPLDKKCEDINGKNRKRLIVLVVVIACGAFALVLFCCFYVFSLLRWRKRLKQGVSGEKKKSPARASSGTSAARSSSTQSGGPKLVMFNTKITLAETIEATRQFDEENVLSRTRHGLVFKACYNDGMVLSIRRLQDGSLDENMFRKEAESLGKVKNRNLTVLRGYYAGPPDMRLLVYDYMPNGNLATLLQEASHQDGHVLNWPMRHLIALGIARGLAFLHQSSIVHGDVKPQNVLFDADFEAHLSDFGLDKLTRATPGEASTSTSVGTLGYVSPEAVLTGEASKESDVYSFGIVLLELLTGKRPVMFTQDEDIVKWVKKQLQRGQITELLEPGLLELDPESSEWEEFLLGVKVGLLCTAPDLLDRPTMSDIVFMLEGCRVGPDIPSSADPTSQPSPA